The genomic window AGCCCGCCCCGACCCCTTCCCATCCACCCGTCAGGCCCCTGCGCTAGCCTGCGCGCTGAGCTATGCCTGCGCCCTTTTCCCGCCGTCTGTGGTTTTCCCTGATTCTCGCCCTGGCGCTGCCGGCGCAGGCCCAGGAAACTGCTCCCCCACCCGTTCCCGCGCCGCCGATCACGGCTCCTCCCGAGCCGGTTCCGCCGGTCAGCGAGCCGCCCCCCCCGGCGACCCCCCCCGTTGCCGATCCGGTCCCAGAACCGACCCCGCCCGAGGCGCCTCCGGCAGCGGACCCGGTGCCTGCTCCACCAGCACTCGTTCCCCCGGCCCCTGTCCCACCAGCGCCTGTTCCACCGGCACCCGTCAGCCCGGCGCCGCCCGCTCCGGCGGTTCTCACCCCGCCGCTTCCAGTGCCCACGCCCCCACTGCCCGAAAAGCCGGTGGTCGTCGAGGTGCCCGCCGGGCCTCCCGGCAGCACCCTGCGCGGGCTGTGGGTGGACGCCTTCGGGCCCGGCCTCAAGACGCGGGCGCAGGTGCAGCAGACGGTGAACGACGCAGTGGCGCTCGGCGTGAACACCCTGTTCGTGCAGGCGATTCGGCGCGGCGATTGCCTGTGCATGAAAAGCGGGCTGCCGCTGATAACCGATCAGGCGCTTGAAAAGAACTTCGACCCCCTCGCCATCGTCACCAAGCTGGCGCACGAGCGCGGAATCAAGGTGATTGCCTGGGCGAGCGTCACCGGCATCGCCAACGCCGCCGTGCCGAGCACCGCCCCCGGCCACGTGATGAAAACGCACGGCCCGAGCAGCGGCGCGCAGTCCTGGCTCGCCCGCCGTCCCGACGGAAGCTGGCTCGAAGGCAAAGACGGTTGGCTCGACGCCGGCATTCCCGACGCCGCCGAATTTATGGCCCAGAGCGTGGTCAATCTGGTTCGCAACTACCGGGTGGACGGCATCCAACTCGACCGCATCCGTTACCCCGACGGCGGCGACTGGGGCTACGACCCCAAGACGCTCACCCGTTACCGCGCCGAAACCGGAGCGGCGGGCACCCCGGCGGCGAGCGACCCGCGCTGGCAGGCGTGGAAGCGCGAGCAGATCACTGCGCTGGTCCGCCGCATCGCGCTGGAGGTCAAGAGCGTGCGCCCCGACGCGTGGCTGAGCGCCGCGACCATCACCTATGGGGCGCCGCCCAAGCCGGGCGACCTCGCCGCCTTTACCCGCTCGCGCACCGTGACCGACGTGATGCAGAACTGGCCGGAATGGGTACGCGACGGCCTGATCGAACTCAACGTGCCCATGAACTACAAGCGCGACGGCGTGGCCGAGCAGGGCGCGTGGTTCAACGGCTGGAACGCCTTTGCCGACAGCGTGCGCGTCCGCGCCGACCGGCAGCCGAGCGCACTGGCGGTGGGGTCCGCCCTGTACCTCAACTCGCCCCCGGTGAGTGCCGCGCAGGCTGGGCGCAGCGTGGCGAGCGGCCTGGGCTGGGTGGGCTACTCCTACCGCACGCCCACCCTGAACGTGTATGAGGGCAAAGAAAGCATGGCGCAGGGCCTCAAAGCCGTCGGCAGTGCCCTGAGCGCCCGCCCCGAGGTTCTGCCCGCCGAGCAGCGCTGGGAGGACGCCGCTCCGAGCAGCCGGGGGCTGATGGGCCGCATCCGGGGCGCCGCCGTGCTGGGCAGCCGCCCCGTGGAGGCGTGGCAGGGCGGGGTGCGGGTGGCGCAGTCGCTCACCGACGGCAACGGCTACTACGGCTTTTTGACCCTGCCCGCCGGCAAGACCGAAATCCGGGTGGGGGGCCAGCGCTGGGCCGACACGGTGCCCGAACGCGGCGTGGTCCGCCTGCCCGACCTCGTGCTGCGCGACCTGAAGCCGGCGAGCGCGCCTGCCAGTGCCCCAGTGGCTCCTGCCACTCCTGCGCCAGCCAAGCCGACGGTGAAACCCGCCACCAAGTCCGCCCCAGTCAAGCCCGCCACCGTCAAGCCGACAGTCAAACCGGCCACCATCAAACCCACGAAGCCGGGGAAGCGCTGAGGCGCCTGAGCTACCTGAGCACTCCTGCGCCAATCACCGCTGCCCCCAGCACCACCGCCCACGCCGGCAGCTTGCCCGCCGTCAGCGCGGCGTAGGCGAGCAGCACCAGCGCGAGGTCACGCGGGCCGTGCACCGCCGCTGTGAACACCGGGTCGTACAGCGCGGCGAGCAGCAGGCCGACCACCCCGGCGTTCAGGCCCCCCAGAGCGC from Deinococcus radiodurans R1 = ATCC 13939 = DSM 20539 includes these protein-coding regions:
- a CDS encoding glycoside hydrolase family 10 protein, whose translation is MPAPFSRRLWFSLILALALPAQAQETAPPPVPAPPITAPPEPVPPVSEPPPPATPPVADPVPEPTPPEAPPAADPVPAPPALVPPAPVPPAPVPPAPVSPAPPAPAVLTPPLPVPTPPLPEKPVVVEVPAGPPGSTLRGLWVDAFGPGLKTRAQVQQTVNDAVALGVNTLFVQAIRRGDCLCMKSGLPLITDQALEKNFDPLAIVTKLAHERGIKVIAWASVTGIANAAVPSTAPGHVMKTHGPSSGAQSWLARRPDGSWLEGKDGWLDAGIPDAAEFMAQSVVNLVRNYRVDGIQLDRIRYPDGGDWGYDPKTLTRYRAETGAAGTPAASDPRWQAWKREQITALVRRIALEVKSVRPDAWLSAATITYGAPPKPGDLAAFTRSRTVTDVMQNWPEWVRDGLIELNVPMNYKRDGVAEQGAWFNGWNAFADSVRVRADRQPSALAVGSALYLNSPPVSAAQAGRSVASGLGWVGYSYRTPTLNVYEGKESMAQGLKAVGSALSARPEVLPAEQRWEDAAPSSRGLMGRIRGAAVLGSRPVEAWQGGVRVAQSLTDGNGYYGFLTLPAGKTEIRVGGQRWADTVPERGVVRLPDLVLRDLKPASAPASAPVAPATPAPAKPTVKPATKSAPVKPATVKPTVKPATIKPTKPGKR